AATTTCATTAATACCTGCAATATTTAAACCTTCTCCTCGAGCTTCATCATAAATTCTTTTGGTATCAGAAACCTGATGACCTAGAGTTAAATCTGTTGTAAAATCATCTGACCAATCTTTATTTAAAGCAACCAAAAGGTTAGACTCTAAACCTGTGAAATTTATGTTTTGATTTAAAACAAATCCTCCCACTTGTGAACCTCCATCTAAATCTGGTCCAACATAACGATTTCGCCTGTCTGAATAATTATCAACCTGAGCAGAATACGTTACATTCATCCATTCTTTAGGAGCCCAATTAAATGTTGCATTTCCAATCCAGCGATTAACATCATCAACAAGACTGCTTGTTTCCATTAAATACCTTGGATTATCAATAACTCCAAAAGAATAATCACGTTCTGAGCCATCTTTGTTTTGATAATCGTTTATAGGAAATGTACCCGAATAATAAGACAAAGCACTCATTACCGATTTATCACCGCCGTTAGCACGACTACCTCCAGAGTTTGAATAAGAAACAGATGTGTTAATTTTAAATTTATCCGAGACATCATAACCTGCTTTAAACCTAAAATTAGTTTTGTCGTAATTTGTATTTGGTAAAATACCTTCGTCACTACTATTTCCCATAGAAAAGAAATAATTCATAACATCTGTTGCTCCACTAACACTAAGGTTTAACTGAGTGTTTACTCCTGTTTTAAATAAATCATATGGACTGTAATAAGCATCACCTGTTAAATCCACCACAGTACCATCGGTTAATGTAGCAGAATCATCACTAAACTTTGGTCCCCAAGAATAAAAAGATGTACCACCTAGCCTTGTAAAACCCGTTTCGGTTTCTGGAGTATATAAAGTTCTTGGAAGATTAGAAAAACCTTCTCTATATTCTGTTTGATCATCTGGAGTTTTCACAATACTTCTAAAAGTTGTAGAAGCTGTAAAATTAACCTTAGCCTTCCCTAATTTCCCTTTCTTCGTTGTAATAATAATAGCACCATTAGAAGCTCTAACACCATAAAGTGCAGTTGCAGCAGCACCCTTCAAAACACTATAACTCTCTATATCTTGAGGGTTTATATCTCCTGCACGATTAGAAAATGCAAACTGTTCAGAACTGCTAGCAGAATTAGACCCTGTACTTGGCCTAACTTCACCAGAAAAGGTTTCATTATTTAAAGCCAAACCATCAACGATTATTAAGGGTTGATTATCTCTAGACGGATTAACGGAAGTTATTCCTCTAATTAAAATATCTACACCACCACCAGCAGAACCAGAAGTTCTACTAATTTGCACACCCGCAACTTGACCTTGTAATGCTTCTAAAGCATTAGTTTGCCCTACTAAGTTCACATCTTCAGCATCAACTTGTGTAACAGAATATCCTAAAGACTTTTGTTTTTTAACCACACCAAAAGCAGTAATTACCACTTCATCCAAGTTACCAGCGTCTTCCGTTAATGTAACATCGAGTTTCTCGCCTGTTACCGCGGCTTCTTTTGTTGTAAAACCTAAAAACGAAAATACTAGAATATCGCCATGAGTTGCTTTTAAATTGTAGAGTCCATCAAAATTTGTTGATGCTCCCGAATTTGTTCCTTTAATTTTTATATTCACACCCGGTAACGACATGCCTGAAGCATCAGTCACTACTCCTTTAACATTATAATTTTGAGAAAATAATAATGAAAAAGTGGTTGCGAAGAAAAAAAGAAAATTTAGAGTAGTTTTTTTTCTCATATTAAAATTGATTTGAATTAGTTATGATAAATTTAACCAAAAAACAAAGTAAAGTGTGATATATCCTTGTTTTTTATTCCTTTTTGATGAAAATTCAATAATCAACATTAATATGCGAAATAGCTTTATTTATACTATTTTTGAGCAAACAAATTAAGAAAAATGAAAAATTTAGTTACTACAACCTGGTTAGGCGAAATGAGATTTGAAAGCACAAACCCATCAGGACACAATCTTTTTATAGATGCAGGTGAAGAAAACGGCGGAAAAAGCGAAGGTTACCGTCCAAAAGCATTAATGTTATCTGGCTTAGCAGGTTGCTCTGGGTTAGATGTAGCATCCTTAATTAAAAAAATGAAATTAGAGGTCGACGATTTTAAAATAGAAACCGAAGCCAACCTAACCGAAGAGCACCCAAAATATTACGATAAAGTTGCTATGCGCTTTCATTTTTACGGCAATAACTTAAACGAAAAAAAGCTTCAAAAAGCAGTCGATTTATCTATTGAAAAGTATTGTGGTGTTATGGAAATGTTCCGTCAATTTTCAGAATTAACCATCGAAACACACTTTCATTCAAAATAATATTTTCAAGTATAATAAACGCAATAAAAATCGCTAGTACTAAGTTAAATTACATAAGCTATACGGTTCTATAATTGTTAGTATTTTATACGAAGCCCTTTAAAGTATAAAGTTTTAATTACATTTGAAACCTCTTAAAGAAACACAAAATGCGTTGGACATTAAAAGAAAAACCACAGGCAGCAGAAACTGAAGCTTTGCAGAAAGCATTAAATGTAGACGCTACCACAGCAACATTACTTTTGCAACGTGGTATTAAAACTTTTGAAGAAGCAAAAACTTTTTTCCGCCCTAGCTTAACAGATTTACACGATCCATTCTTAATGAAAGATATGGACAAAGCTGTGGCACGTATAGAAAAAGCAATTGCGAACAACGAAAACATTTTGGTTTATGGTGATTACGATGTAGATGGCACGAGCTCTGTGGCGCTTATGTCTACCTACCTTAAATCAATACATAATTTGGTTTACACGTATATCCCAAACAGGTATGATGAAGGTTATGGCGTATCCTATAAAGGAATAAACTTTGCACTAGAAAATAATTTCACTTTAATAGTTGCTTTAGATTGCGGCATTAAAGCCATAGATAAAGTGGCACACGCCAAAGAATTGGGTATAGATTTTATTATCTGCGACCACCACCGACCAGGTGCTAAAATTCCAGATGCAGCAGCCGTTTTAGATCCAAAACGAGAAGACTGCAACTATCCATATAAAGAACTTTGTGGCTGTGGTGTAGGCTTTAAACTTATTGAAGCTTTAGCATCAAAAGAAGGAAAAACAGCCGAAGATTTAACCGAATATTTAGATTTAGTAGCCACGGCTATTGGAGCAGATATTGTTCCTATAGATGGTGAAAACCGTGTTCTTGCTTATTTTGGTTTACAAGTTATTAACACCAATCCTCGACCAGGAATTAAAGCCATTTTAGCGCAAGTAGAAAAAACAGAACTAACCATAACCGATGTTGTATTTATTGTAGCACCACGTATCAATGCTGCTGGCCGTATGAAACATGGTAATTATGCGGTAACCTTATTAACCGAGGAAGATGATGAGTTAGCGACTAAATATGCCGCAGAAATTAACGATTACAATCTTGAGCGTCGCGAAACAGATAAAAGAATAACAGAAGAAGCACTTGTCCAAATTGAAAAAAATAAAGAACAAGACCGCCTAACCACAGTTGTTTACGATAAAGATTGGCATAAAGGCGTTATTGGTATTGTAGCTTCTAGATTAACCGAAACCTACCATAGACCAACTTTGGTTTTCACTAAAAGTGGTGAGTTTTTAGCAGCTTCGGCACGTTCGGTAAAAGGTTTTGATGTTTACAATGCCTTGGAAGCTTGCGCCGAACATATTGAACAATTTGGCGGACACAAATACGCGGCAGGATTAACATTAAAAGAAGAAAACTACGAAGCCTTTAAACAAGCTTTTGAAGACAAGGTTTCTAAAACTATAGATAGAAACTTACTTACACCCGAAATAAAAATAGATTTAGAAATAGATTTAGACAACATTACGCCTAAATTTAATAGAATTTTAAAACAATTTGCTCCTTACGGCCCCAGTAATATGACACCTGTTTTTTTAACCGAAAACCTAATTGATACAGGCTACGGAAAACCAGTTGGTGCAGATCAAACTCATTTAAGATTAACAGCTACGCAAGCCGGCACATCTATAAATGTTGTTGGTATTGGTTTTAGTATGGCAGATAAGTTTGAAATTATTTCAAACGGCAAGCCATTTAAAGCTGTTTATTCTATAGACGAAAACGAATGGCAAGGTAATATAAGCTTACAAATGAAAATACGTGATATTAAGGCTTAAAACCTTAATAGTTACTATTATTGCAAGTTAAAACTAAAACTCCTGTCTTCGCAGGAAGGTAATCATGGCAAAAACTGATCCCTACGCAGCACTGCGCATTAAAGAATTCAATATATTTTTATTAGTCCGCTTTCTACTTGTTTTTGGTTGGTCTATGCAATTTATTGTTATTGAGTGGCAAGTTTACAGCCTTACAAAAGATCCTTTATCTCTTGGTATTATTGGTTTAATGGAAATTATACCGGCCTTTACCATGGCGCTTTTTGCAGGACATATTGTAGATCAAAAAGAAAAACGAAATCTCTTAGCCACTTGTATTGCTGCTTTTTCTCTAATTAGTTTTGGATTATTTATGCTCACTTGGGATAAAATTGTTGGAGATTGGGGTTCTAAAAGCATTTTATATTCCATTTACGCCTTAGTCTTCTTTGGGGGCTTTTTACGTTCCTTTTTTGGACCTACGATCTTTTCTCTTGTAGCTTTAATTGTTCCTAAAAAAGTATATCCTAACGCCGCTACATGGAACAGTTCAACTTGGCAAATGGCAGGTGTTTTAGGCCCTGCTCTAGGAGGTTTCACCATCGGTTGGATTGGAGTACATTGGTCGCTATGCATCATATTCGGACTCATTCTTATGTCCTTTTTTATCTTATTACAAATAAAACGCAAACCTATTTTAAACCCTAAAATAGGAGAACCTGTAATAGACAGCTTAAAAGAAGGTGTGCGTTTTGTATTTAAAACTAAAGCTATTTTAGGTGCCATGACTTTAGATATGGTTGCCGTACTTTTTGGTGGAGCCATTGCACTACTTCCTGTTTTTGCACAAGACATTTTAAAAGTAGGAAGCGAAGGTTTTGGCGTATTACGTGCCGCACCAGCCGTTGGCGCTTTCATTACTATGTTGATTACAGCATATATTCCGATAAGTAAAAATGCAGGCATGAAATTATTAGTCGCTATTTTCGGTTTTGGAGTCTGTATTATTGTATTCGGGTTATCTAATATATTTTGGGTTTCAGCAATAGCCTTATTCTTTAGCGGCATGACAGATGGTGTGTCTATGGTGATTAGACAAACCATTTTTCAGATAAAAACACCCGACCATATGCGTGGTCGTGTATCCTCAGTAAACTCTATGTTTGTAGGATCTTCAAACGAGTTAGGCGCTTTTGAAAGTGGCGTTACCGCGAAATTTTTCGGTGCCGTTACTGCTGTGGTTTTTGGAGGTACCATGACATTAATTACTGTGGTTGCCACAGGTTTAGCTTCTCCTTCTTTTAGGAAATTAGATTTAACTGAAGATTTAAAAGCACACGAAAGTGATGATTAATTTTTACTTCATATCAAATTGAAATCAAAACAATGTAAGAAACCTAAAAAGTCTAATCGTAAAACTCAATGAAAACAGCTATCTTTGGCAAATCTTCGATTTTTTGAAGACTGTTGATTATGAAGAACATTAGAAACTTTTGCATTATTGCACATATTGACCACGGAAAAAGCACACTTGCCGACCGTTTGTTAGATTTTACAGGCTCTGTAACAGCTAGAGAGCAACAAGCCCAACTACTTGATAGTATGGATTTGGAGCGCGAACGTGGTATTACCATAAAATCGCACGCCATCCAAATGGATTATGAGTTAGATGGTGAAAAATATATATTAAATTTAATTGATACTCCTGGCCACGTAGATTTCTCTTATGAGGTTTCTAGATCTATTGCTGCCTGCGAGGGTGCGCTTCTAATTGTAGATGCCGCACAAAGTATACAAGCACAAACTATTTCTAACTTATACTTAGCTTTAGAGAATGATTTAGAAATTATTCCGGTGTTAAATAAAGTAGATTTACCAAGTGCAAACCCAGAGGAGGTTACCGATGATATTGTAGATTTATTAGGTTGCGATCCAGAAGAAGTTATTCACGCCAGTGGAAAAACAGGTTTTGGTGTCGAGAATATTTTAAAAGCTATTATCGATCGTGTTCCTGCTCCAAAAGGAGATCCTGATGCACCTTTACAAGCCTTAATTTTCGACTCGGTTTACAATACTTTTAGAGGTATTGAAACGTATTTTAGAGTTTTTAATGGTGAAATAAAAAAGGGACAAAAAATTAAATTTGTTGCTACAGATAAAGAATATTATGCAGACGAAGTTGGAACTTTAAAACTAACTCAAGTTGCTAAAAAAAGCGTAAAAACTGGAGATGTAGGTTACTTAATTACAGGTATTAAAACCGCTAAGGAAGTAAAAGTTGGTGATACTATTACCGATTTTGCTAACCCAACTACAAATATTGTAGAAGGCTTTGAAGATGTAAAACCAATGGTATTTGCTGGTATTTATCCTGTAGATACTGAAGATTACGAAGAGCTTAGAAACTCTATGGAAAAGCTACAACTTAACGATGCCTCGTTAGTGTTTGCTCCAGAAAGTTCTGCGGCTTTAGGTTTTGGTTTCCGTTGTGGATTCTTAGGAATGTTACACATGGAAATTATACAAGAACGTTTAGAACGCGAGTTCGATATGACGGTAATTACTACTGTTCCCAATGTATCTTACCATGCTTATACAAACAAAAACCCGAACGAAGCCTTTATTGTAAATAACCCGTCGGATTTACCGGAACCTACTACAGTAAATCGTGTTGAGGAACCTTATATTAAGGCTACTATTATTACAAAATCTGATTTTGTTGGTAATGTGATGTCTCTTTGTATTGAAAAACGTGGTATCGTTCTTAATCAAACGTATTTAACACCGGAACGTGTTGAGTTAACTTTTGAAATGCCTCTTGCAGAAATTGTATTCGATTTTTACGATCGTTTAAAAACAGTTTCCAAAGGGTATGCTTCTTTCGATTACCATCCTATCGGAATGAAAGAATCAAAATTAGTACGTTTAGATATTTTATTAAATGCACTTACTGTTGATGCGCTTTCTGCCTTAATTCACGCCGATAACGCACAGAATATTGGTAAGAAAATGTGTGAGAAATTAAAAGAATTAATTCCACGTCAACAATTCGATATTCCAATTCAGGCGGCTATTGGTGCAAAAATTATTTCGAGAGAAACAATTAAAGCCCTTAGAAAAGATGTAACAGCAAAATGTTATGGTGGTGATATTTCTCGTAAAAGAAAACTACTTGAAAAGCAGAAAAAAGGTAAAAAACGTATGCGCCAAGTAGGTAATGTAGAAATACCTCAGCAAGCGTTTATGGCTGTTTTAAAGTTGAATGATTAAAACATTTTTATAATTTTTAAAATGAAAAAAATCGTTTTTTTAGCTTTCGCTTTAATTCTTTTTCAAAATAATTATGCTCAAAAACACTTTTCTGCAGAGATTCTAACAGGTGTTGGGTTTAACAAAAACCTAACACTTGTAAATGAAAGTGTTGAGAATTACAATGTATTTACAACTCAAGTAAATGCTAACTATCAATTCAATCTTTATAAAAAACTATTTGCAGAAACAGGAATAGGTGCGCAATGGTATTTTAGCTCAGGAGATGTTGGCGTTTCTAATTTTAAGTCTACTAGTTTACACTTAAATGTACCTTTTATAATTAGCTATCCTCTATTTAATAAAACTAGTATTGGCATAGGTGCAGCCTTATCAAACAATAAAAGTTTTGATGATTTTGATTTTAGGGCAAACCACAACATTAGAACTTCGCTTCTATTAAAAGGAACTTATATATTAAACAGCAACTTTAATCTGCTTCTAATAGCCAAACAAAACCTATCGAATACTCCTGATTTATACTTAATAAATCAACCAAACTTTGATGTCTCAGTAGGTATTTCCTATAAAATATTTTAGTGCATGAAAACATCTTATACTTTCTTTTTTATTTTACCCCTATTATTACTGAATTGTTCAAAATTTAATGAAGATTTAAAAGGAGACTTTATTAAAGCAGATGAAGCATCTATTTCTGATTTCGACACAGATTTCCCTGTTTTAAATATTTCGGTAAATCAAGAAGAATTCAATAACATGTACTTAAATTATAATGATGGTATTGAAATTGAAGCCTTTTTAAACCTATATAGAAATAACGAGCTTTTAATTTCTGACGAGTTAATCGAACTTGAAATAAAAGGCACAGAATCTGCAACTTTTGAACTAAAGTCTTTAGGTCTTAAATTTGACGATACTTTTGAAAACAAAAACAACGTTTTAATAAATCCAGATTATGTGCTTTCTCATCATTCTATCGAAAAGATAAAATCTTTTCGATTACGAAATTCCGGAAATGATTTTAAAGAAACCTTATTAAAAGACATATCATACACTCAACTAGCCATTAATGCAGATTTAGATCTCGATTTAACATACTACGAACCAGC
The window above is part of the Algibacter sp. L3A6 genome. Proteins encoded here:
- the recJ gene encoding single-stranded-DNA-specific exonuclease RecJ, with the protein product MRWTLKEKPQAAETEALQKALNVDATTATLLLQRGIKTFEEAKTFFRPSLTDLHDPFLMKDMDKAVARIEKAIANNENILVYGDYDVDGTSSVALMSTYLKSIHNLVYTYIPNRYDEGYGVSYKGINFALENNFTLIVALDCGIKAIDKVAHAKELGIDFIICDHHRPGAKIPDAAAVLDPKREDCNYPYKELCGCGVGFKLIEALASKEGKTAEDLTEYLDLVATAIGADIVPIDGENRVLAYFGLQVINTNPRPGIKAILAQVEKTELTITDVVFIVAPRINAAGRMKHGNYAVTLLTEEDDELATKYAAEINDYNLERRETDKRITEEALVQIEKNKEQDRLTTVVYDKDWHKGVIGIVASRLTETYHRPTLVFTKSGEFLAASARSVKGFDVYNALEACAEHIEQFGGHKYAAGLTLKEENYEAFKQAFEDKVSKTIDRNLLTPEIKIDLEIDLDNITPKFNRILKQFAPYGPSNMTPVFLTENLIDTGYGKPVGADQTHLRLTATQAGTSINVVGIGFSMADKFEIISNGKPFKAVYSIDENEWQGNISLQMKIRDIKA
- a CDS encoding SusC/RagA family TonB-linked outer membrane protein produces the protein MRKKTTLNFLFFFATTFSLLFSQNYNVKGVVTDASGMSLPGVNIKIKGTNSGASTNFDGLYNLKATHGDILVFSFLGFTTKEAAVTGEKLDVTLTEDAGNLDEVVITAFGVVKKQKSLGYSVTQVDAEDVNLVGQTNALEALQGQVAGVQISRTSGSAGGGVDILIRGITSVNPSRDNQPLIIVDGLALNNETFSGEVRPSTGSNSASSSEQFAFSNRAGDINPQDIESYSVLKGAAATALYGVRASNGAIIITTKKGKLGKAKVNFTASTTFRSIVKTPDDQTEYREGFSNLPRTLYTPETETGFTRLGGTSFYSWGPKFSDDSATLTDGTVVDLTGDAYYSPYDLFKTGVNTQLNLSVSGATDVMNYFFSMGNSSDEGILPNTNYDKTNFRFKAGYDVSDKFKINTSVSYSNSGGSRANGGDKSVMSALSYYSGTFPINDYQNKDGSERDYSFGVIDNPRYLMETSSLVDDVNRWIGNATFNWAPKEWMNVTYSAQVDNYSDRRNRYVGPDLDGGSQVGGFVLNQNINFTGLESNLLVALNKDWSDDFTTDLTLGHQVSDTKRIYDEARGEGLNIAGINEIGNTTNFFISNSVVQLRNTGVFGELKMAYKDKLFLTLTGRNDWLSTLPKENRSFFYPSASLAYDISSLFGESDVFSFGKLRASWAEVGKGPGFGQVGQYFVVDGDFPFGGVGGYRRSTALGDLDIIPEKNQSTEIGADLRFFNNRIRLDYAYFKTRVSDQIFNVGTAYSSGLSYITRNAGDYEVYGHEFLLSADIIKNEDFRWNMILNWSTSEGNVLDIPDDIESIIFADSGFAGVTSEIREGDKMGNLYGYKWRYEDGERYIASNGLPVIDLDERVIVGNAFPDFISSVNNSFTYKGFGFKFVLEYKKGGDLYDSGIRNSIRNGVRGLTAFRNVDTVLDGVMDDGSGGYTTNTIETYIDQDYYRSSTVYNRASEVLVQDASWVKLRNIGFSYDFADSVTQKLKLNRLSFNVSASNILVWTPFEGFDPEGNQYSAGSNVYGFTGLSVPLSQSYSFGLNVEF
- the lepA gene encoding translation elongation factor 4; this encodes MKNIRNFCIIAHIDHGKSTLADRLLDFTGSVTAREQQAQLLDSMDLERERGITIKSHAIQMDYELDGEKYILNLIDTPGHVDFSYEVSRSIAACEGALLIVDAAQSIQAQTISNLYLALENDLEIIPVLNKVDLPSANPEEVTDDIVDLLGCDPEEVIHASGKTGFGVENILKAIIDRVPAPKGDPDAPLQALIFDSVYNTFRGIETYFRVFNGEIKKGQKIKFVATDKEYYADEVGTLKLTQVAKKSVKTGDVGYLITGIKTAKEVKVGDTITDFANPTTNIVEGFEDVKPMVFAGIYPVDTEDYEELRNSMEKLQLNDASLVFAPESSAALGFGFRCGFLGMLHMEIIQERLEREFDMTVITTVPNVSYHAYTNKNPNEAFIVNNPSDLPEPTTVNRVEEPYIKATIITKSDFVGNVMSLCIEKRGIVLNQTYLTPERVELTFEMPLAEIVFDFYDRLKTVSKGYASFDYHPIGMKESKLVRLDILLNALTVDALSALIHADNAQNIGKKMCEKLKELIPRQQFDIPIQAAIGAKIISRETIKALRKDVTAKCYGGDISRKRKLLEKQKKGKKRMRQVGNVEIPQQAFMAVLKLND
- a CDS encoding OsmC family protein, giving the protein MKNLVTTTWLGEMRFESTNPSGHNLFIDAGEENGGKSEGYRPKALMLSGLAGCSGLDVASLIKKMKLEVDDFKIETEANLTEEHPKYYDKVAMRFHFYGNNLNEKKLQKAVDLSIEKYCGVMEMFRQFSELTIETHFHSK
- a CDS encoding MFS transporter, translating into MAKTDPYAALRIKEFNIFLLVRFLLVFGWSMQFIVIEWQVYSLTKDPLSLGIIGLMEIIPAFTMALFAGHIVDQKEKRNLLATCIAAFSLISFGLFMLTWDKIVGDWGSKSILYSIYALVFFGGFLRSFFGPTIFSLVALIVPKKVYPNAATWNSSTWQMAGVLGPALGGFTIGWIGVHWSLCIIFGLILMSFFILLQIKRKPILNPKIGEPVIDSLKEGVRFVFKTKAILGAMTLDMVAVLFGGAIALLPVFAQDILKVGSEGFGVLRAAPAVGAFITMLITAYIPISKNAGMKLLVAIFGFGVCIIVFGLSNIFWVSAIALFFSGMTDGVSMVIRQTIFQIKTPDHMRGRVSSVNSMFVGSSNELGAFESGVTAKFFGAVTAVVFGGTMTLITVVATGLASPSFRKLDLTEDLKAHESDD